One Aliidiomarina minuta genomic region harbors:
- a CDS encoding helix-turn-helix domain-containing protein: MNKSLNDQTGFTLKKLRSKKRISIRELALLASTEASTISRIEAGEQRPSLLLVFKICDALEISLVDFVRYLSGEEIPKIGLTPDYSPSQHVKEIPNLELKHVQFFIDIAKSLSENVKDD; the protein is encoded by the coding sequence CTGAATAAATCGTTAAACGATCAAACAGGTTTTACGCTAAAAAAACTTCGCAGTAAGAAAAGGATTTCAATCAGGGAATTGGCTTTACTTGCATCCACTGAGGCGTCTACGATCTCGCGTATTGAAGCAGGCGAGCAACGACCATCTTTGCTTCTGGTCTTTAAGATATGTGACGCACTGGAAATTTCGCTGGTGGACTTCGTCCGCTATCTGTCCGGCGAAGAAATTCCAAAAATAGGGTTAACCCCTGACTATAGTCCTTCGCAACATGTGAAAGAGATACCCAACCTGGAGCTTAAGCATGTTCAGTTCTTTATTGATATCGCAAAATCGCTGTCTGAAAACGTAAAAGATGA
- a CDS encoding CBS domain-containing protein yields the protein MLVKDVMVTEVISVSPFATLREALSLMKRHDLKSLVVEKRADHDAYGLITYTNVLKTVIAEEGDIDLLNVYDVCAKPAVSVGKSLAVKHVASLMSEHKIKRLVVLDDNELVGFIAMDDIMDVLLRDIE from the coding sequence ATGCTAGTTAAAGATGTGATGGTCACCGAGGTTATTAGTGTATCGCCTTTCGCAACCCTGCGCGAAGCACTGAGTCTGATGAAACGCCATGACCTCAAGTCACTGGTCGTTGAAAAACGTGCCGACCATGATGCGTATGGCTTAATCACTTATACCAATGTACTGAAGACCGTCATTGCAGAAGAGGGCGATATAGACCTGCTTAACGTTTACGACGTCTGTGCTAAGCCAGCGGTATCTGTAGGTAAAAGCCTGGCCGTTAAGCATGTGGCTAGCTTGATGAGCGAACATAAGATAAAACGCCTGGTAGTCCTTGATGACAACGAGCTGGTTGGTTTTATTGCTATGGATGACATCATGGACGTGTTATTGCGCGACATCGAGTAA
- a CDS encoding AIPR family protein, with protein sequence MSRLSLNKAVAPVSNKTKVQFHSLRNISSPDDLSNDRKVLTGHMKASEILQISTNDNVRDYLLAVDGKKKVPTAVHRAITATLENSPEKFSVLNGGITIVAEAYDVNEKVKELTLINASIINGAQTQGILRDYINTLEDPKDFPDIHITFELIICTDEPLIAEISIARNFQNDVKMLSISGKLGSFDDLAKSIEKHFDGLKLRLSETDSPDDTLDTEKLLQVITALTPEEIWTKLGRGDLANKNYAYNQKTKCLKQFTEMAKSVKDGTANADTKEAYEFFVEIAPSAWELYQKWKTHEGFTGTGIRSIHRDGKKILDVPDGIVFPALAALAEFVTKSEDGTWLLTIPDIFDDRDLISAIKSTYQNVADHKPYVMGRSKAAYSSLIQVTAIYKRLLNK encoded by the coding sequence ATGAGCAGACTAAGTCTGAACAAGGCCGTTGCGCCTGTAAGCAACAAAACCAAAGTTCAATTCCATTCGCTGCGCAATATTTCTAGCCCAGATGATCTATCAAATGATCGGAAAGTGTTAACAGGGCATATGAAAGCGTCAGAAATTCTACAAATCAGCACCAATGACAACGTACGAGACTACCTTCTGGCCGTCGATGGTAAGAAGAAAGTTCCTACAGCTGTCCATCGAGCTATTACTGCGACTCTTGAAAACTCACCTGAGAAATTTTCAGTGTTGAACGGTGGGATCACCATCGTAGCTGAAGCTTATGATGTCAATGAGAAAGTTAAAGAGTTGACCTTAATAAACGCGAGCATTATTAATGGTGCTCAAACTCAAGGAATTCTGAGGGATTATATCAACACGCTAGAAGATCCTAAGGATTTTCCAGATATTCATATCACTTTTGAATTGATTATTTGTACTGATGAGCCTTTGATAGCAGAAATATCGATAGCGCGAAACTTTCAGAATGACGTTAAGATGTTGTCAATATCTGGAAAGCTTGGCTCATTTGATGATTTAGCTAAGTCTATAGAGAAGCACTTTGATGGGTTGAAGCTAAGACTATCTGAAACAGACTCTCCTGACGATACACTAGATACCGAGAAGTTATTGCAAGTTATAACAGCTCTGACTCCTGAGGAAATTTGGACTAAGTTAGGACGAGGTGATTTAGCTAACAAGAATTATGCATACAACCAGAAAACGAAATGCTTAAAGCAATTTACAGAAATGGCTAAAAGCGTCAAAGACGGCACTGCAAATGCAGATACCAAAGAAGCGTATGAGTTCTTCGTCGAGATAGCACCGTCAGCATGGGAGCTATATCAAAAGTGGAAAACACATGAGGGCTTCACAGGTACAGGTATCAGGTCTATTCATAGAGACGGCAAAAAAATACTGGACGTTCCAGATGGTATTGTTTTTCCAGCACTAGCTGCTCTTGCAGAGTTTGTAACAAAATCTGAAGACGGCACTTGGCTTCTAACGATACCCGATATATTTGATGATAGAGACCTAATTAGCGCTATCAAATCAACTTACCAAAACGTAGCCGACCACAAGCCATACGTAATGGGTAGGTCGAAAGCTGCTTACTCGTCGTTAATCCAAGTTACCGCTATTTATAAGCGATTACTGAATAAGTAA
- a CDS encoding transcriptional regulator yields the protein MKFSVLVAIVPEDLEQPAIDAARELGAGGITVMSARGISNATKKTFFGLSYDGSQSVLTMVLEKSLSLEILKAVQHVVMPDHNESKGLVFTLGLEHLAGIDMSQVEKFEEHVKQSL from the coding sequence ATGAAATTTTCCGTGTTAGTGGCTATTGTACCTGAAGATCTTGAACAACCAGCTATAGATGCTGCGCGCGAACTCGGTGCTGGCGGTATTACCGTGATGTCTGCCCGGGGTATCAGTAACGCAACCAAGAAAACTTTTTTCGGGTTGAGTTACGACGGCAGCCAGAGCGTATTAACTATGGTGCTGGAGAAGAGTCTGTCTCTTGAAATATTAAAGGCGGTACAGCACGTAGTCATGCCGGATCATAACGAATCCAAAGGCTTGGTATTTACACTGGGACTTGAGCACCTGGCGGGCATTGACATGAGTCAGGTCGAAAAGTTTGAAGAGCACGTTAAACAATCTTTGTAA
- the pgsA gene encoding CDP-diacylglycerol--glycerol-3-phosphate 3-phosphatidyltransferase — translation MWNIPNLLTSFRIVLIPVFLVVFYLPIEHASFLAALIFVIAAITDALDGWVARKLDQFTKFGEFLDPVADKIMVAAALIVVVESFGSLWITVPALVIISRELIVSALREWMAELGKRGNVAVSSMGKLKTIAQMVALTGLLWAGDLTGHLVIVVVSTMALYIAAILTFWSMYVYLLNAWQDLTKE, via the coding sequence ATGTGGAATATTCCTAACTTACTGACATCATTTAGAATTGTATTAATACCTGTGTTTTTGGTGGTGTTTTACCTGCCTATTGAGCATGCCAGTTTTTTAGCAGCGCTGATCTTTGTGATAGCGGCAATTACGGATGCCCTGGATGGTTGGGTAGCGCGTAAACTGGATCAATTCACCAAGTTTGGTGAGTTCCTGGATCCGGTCGCCGACAAAATCATGGTCGCTGCGGCTTTGATCGTGGTTGTCGAAAGCTTTGGCAGCCTTTGGATTACTGTGCCAGCGCTAGTTATTATAAGTCGTGAATTGATAGTCTCAGCGTTACGTGAATGGATGGCTGAGTTAGGTAAACGCGGAAACGTCGCCGTATCCAGTATGGGCAAATTAAAAACCATTGCTCAGATGGTGGCTCTGACTGGATTATTATGGGCTGGTGATTTAACCGGACATCTGGTGATTGTTGTAGTCTCGACCATGGCACTTTATATTGCCGCTATTCTGACGTTCTGGTCTATGTATGTGTATTTGCTGAATGCCTGGCAGGATCTGACAAAAGAATAA
- a CDS encoding DUF1538 domain-containing protein, with protein MPFLKDFYHAFLHALRNLLPIVIVVAVFQALILQQVPDNLLSMAIGLLIVAIGVALFLQGLELSIFPVGKSLSNQFAKRGSIPILLSFGFAIGFSAVVAEPALIAVAEQAQEISDGRIDALTLRLLVAFSVGAVVALGVLRTIMGWPLHWFMIIGYCLVVAVTYFAPEEIVGLAYDSGGVTTNIVTVPLIAALGIGLASSIRGRNPLTDGFGLVALAVMVPMISVQVYGILVFAGEAPDADLVMSATSDEALPSGALLMLFELLEMIRDVLPIILTVLFFQYLVLKRSLSNPRIVTLGFMLVVFGLYAFVVGLKMGLFPIGTSMAEQLIGLEAYFFVYLFAFCIGFATTMAEPALIAVGKQAEEAAAGKLNGNAIRLLVALGVAVGITIGVHRIIAGGSMHYYIMGGYTLVIILTFLAPRYIIALAYDLGGVTTSEVTVPLVTALGIGLATHIEGRNVLIDGFGLIAFASIFPIVTVMIYAIVMDLVNRSKERTA; from the coding sequence GTGCCCTTTTTAAAGGACTTTTACCACGCATTCTTACACGCCTTGCGTAATCTGTTACCTATAGTCATTGTGGTTGCAGTTTTTCAGGCGCTTATCCTGCAGCAGGTGCCGGACAACTTATTAAGTATGGCTATTGGCCTGCTGATCGTTGCTATCGGTGTCGCGCTGTTCCTGCAGGGGCTTGAGCTCAGCATTTTCCCAGTCGGCAAGAGCCTGTCTAATCAGTTTGCCAAACGCGGCTCTATTCCTATCTTATTATCTTTTGGTTTTGCTATAGGTTTTTCTGCCGTAGTGGCAGAGCCTGCTCTGATCGCAGTTGCAGAACAGGCTCAGGAAATCAGTGATGGGCGCATTGACGCACTGACCCTTCGTTTACTGGTCGCTTTTTCGGTAGGAGCCGTAGTCGCTCTGGGTGTTTTGCGCACCATTATGGGCTGGCCACTGCACTGGTTTATGATTATCGGTTATTGCCTTGTCGTGGCTGTGACCTATTTCGCCCCTGAAGAAATAGTTGGCCTGGCTTATGATTCTGGCGGGGTCACCACCAATATTGTGACTGTGCCTTTGATAGCGGCTTTGGGCATAGGTTTAGCCTCTTCGATACGTGGCCGTAATCCACTGACGGACGGCTTTGGTCTGGTGGCCCTTGCGGTGATGGTGCCGATGATCAGCGTTCAGGTCTACGGCATTCTGGTGTTTGCCGGTGAAGCGCCGGATGCTGATTTGGTGATGTCGGCGACTTCAGATGAAGCCTTACCCAGTGGCGCTTTGCTGATGTTATTTGAACTGCTGGAAATGATACGCGATGTGTTGCCTATTATTCTGACGGTGCTTTTCTTCCAGTACCTGGTGTTGAAACGCTCTCTGAGTAACCCGCGTATTGTAACGCTGGGTTTCATGCTGGTGGTGTTTGGTTTATACGCTTTTGTAGTGGGTCTTAAAATGGGGCTGTTCCCCATTGGAACCAGTATGGCCGAACAGTTGATAGGCCTGGAAGCTTACTTTTTTGTTTATCTTTTTGCTTTTTGCATAGGTTTTGCCACTACCATGGCAGAGCCTGCTCTGATTGCCGTTGGTAAACAGGCGGAAGAGGCCGCTGCTGGTAAACTGAACGGCAACGCCATTCGTTTGTTAGTAGCCCTTGGGGTTGCTGTAGGTATTACCATTGGGGTGCACCGCATTATTGCTGGCGGCTCTATGCATTATTATATTATGGGCGGCTACACCCTGGTTATTATCCTGACTTTCTTAGCGCCTCGTTATATTATTGCGCTGGCCTACGATTTAGGCGGCGTGACTACCTCTGAAGTTACCGTGCCCCTGGTAACCGCGCTTGGCATAGGCCTGGCGACTCACATTGAAGGTCGCAATGTGCTGATTGATGGTTTTGGGTTAATCGCATTTGCCTCTATTTTCCCTATTGTTACCGTTATGATCTACGCTATCGTGATGGATTTGGTTAATCGTTCGAAAGAGAGGACAGCATGA
- a CDS encoding TonB-dependent siderophore receptor, with translation MSPVWVVVHIAIFSASAASAQTEEKNGEEAEENYERLHVVYHQPYRGNVATRDLPQAIDSLDRDFIADTNISRLQDLLSFSPSIALQNDGGSLWDSYSLRGFPGNENMPSGYLINGFDGGRGFSGHRDVSNIEYVEILKGPGSALYGRSDPGGIINITTRKPQYAPEGYLKLSAGSNDRYRLEGDYTRGISDDVAFRINGAWQDHGSFRDYVNSEKKVITPSVRWQLADNTALLYEFEYLQQSQLFDRGIVVLDNDTKTIPRERYLGEPADGPTEISARGHQLTLEHRLNNGWFTAGGISHRSSELSGYSSDAELAPARQQLFTDGRTLTRQRRYRDYHSEDTSLRWELSGSLNALGTTHNILLGADAYDYELYTMLARVRPEAGEYEIDIFEPVYRDQPEPVPVPLYANFETQQAWGVYVQNQFAISERWDGLLGLRLDDFEQSMEEQINGVFSEQRDQRLSPRAGLLFKANPELNLYASYSEGFLPLSGTDAAGNGFDPEESESFEMGFKWKRGDWALNGALFDATKTNILTSDPVNVGFPASLGAASSRGLELDLTTSLGADTELRLAYAFLDTKTSNEMVNLDWGITIPKGSPLINVPRHTANLYIKHYLQRFAIDGHLGTRVRYVDERLGDTVRPGYRLPAYTLVDVFYGQRLSDSWLLQVNVDNLFNAHYIANSYAAMWTTPGAPRQFSVSLRYDF, from the coding sequence GTGAGCCCGGTTTGGGTTGTAGTCCATATTGCGATTTTTTCAGCCAGTGCAGCTTCTGCACAGACGGAAGAAAAGAACGGTGAAGAAGCTGAAGAAAATTATGAACGACTGCATGTGGTTTATCACCAACCATACCGCGGCAATGTCGCAACACGGGATTTGCCTCAGGCGATAGACTCGCTGGATCGTGATTTTATTGCGGACACTAATATTTCCCGTCTTCAGGACCTGCTAAGTTTCTCACCATCTATTGCTCTGCAAAATGATGGCGGCAGTTTGTGGGACAGTTATTCACTGCGTGGTTTTCCGGGCAATGAAAATATGCCGTCGGGTTATCTGATCAATGGCTTTGATGGCGGGCGTGGGTTTAGTGGGCATCGCGATGTTTCTAACATCGAATACGTAGAAATACTGAAAGGGCCGGGCTCAGCTTTATATGGCCGTTCTGATCCGGGCGGCATTATCAATATCACTACGCGCAAGCCTCAATATGCCCCTGAAGGTTATCTGAAACTGTCGGCTGGCAGCAATGACCGTTATCGACTGGAAGGTGATTATACCCGCGGCATCAGCGATGATGTGGCCTTTCGGATTAATGGTGCCTGGCAGGACCACGGCAGTTTCAGAGATTATGTAAACAGTGAAAAAAAGGTGATAACCCCTTCTGTACGTTGGCAGCTTGCAGATAATACGGCGCTGTTATACGAATTTGAGTATCTGCAACAGTCGCAGTTATTTGACCGCGGTATCGTGGTATTAGACAACGATACCAAAACCATACCTCGTGAACGTTATCTAGGTGAACCTGCCGATGGGCCGACAGAAATAAGCGCACGTGGTCATCAATTGACACTTGAGCATCGCCTTAATAATGGTTGGTTTACGGCCGGCGGTATTAGTCATCGGAGTTCTGAATTAAGCGGTTATTCCTCCGATGCTGAACTGGCTCCAGCTCGCCAGCAGTTATTTACAGATGGCCGTACTTTAACCCGTCAGCGTCGTTATCGTGATTACCATTCCGAAGACACCTCGTTGCGCTGGGAGCTTAGCGGCAGTCTCAATGCATTGGGTACTACACACAATATTCTGCTAGGCGCGGATGCATACGATTATGAGCTTTATACCATGCTGGCCCGGGTAAGGCCCGAAGCGGGTGAGTATGAAATCGATATTTTTGAGCCGGTATATCGTGATCAACCCGAACCTGTGCCTGTTCCTTTGTATGCCAACTTTGAAACCCAGCAGGCCTGGGGTGTGTATGTCCAGAACCAGTTTGCTATCAGTGAGCGTTGGGACGGCCTGCTGGGGCTGCGCCTGGATGACTTTGAGCAAAGCATGGAAGAGCAGATTAATGGGGTGTTTTCAGAACAGCGTGACCAACGTCTGAGTCCACGGGCAGGTTTGCTGTTTAAAGCAAACCCTGAGCTGAACCTGTATGCCAGTTATTCGGAGGGCTTTTTACCGCTCAGTGGTACCGATGCAGCGGGCAATGGTTTTGACCCGGAAGAAAGCGAATCCTTTGAAATGGGTTTTAAGTGGAAGCGTGGTGATTGGGCACTTAACGGAGCGCTTTTTGATGCGACTAAAACCAATATTCTGACTTCGGATCCGGTTAACGTTGGATTCCCAGCCTCACTGGGAGCGGCTTCAAGTCGTGGGCTGGAACTTGACCTGACGACATCATTGGGTGCAGATACCGAATTACGGCTGGCTTATGCTTTTCTGGACACAAAAACCAGTAATGAAATGGTGAACCTGGATTGGGGCATTACCATTCCCAAAGGCAGTCCGCTGATTAACGTGCCACGCCATACCGCCAATCTTTATATAAAACATTACCTGCAACGTTTTGCTATTGATGGTCACCTGGGTACCCGGGTGCGGTATGTTGACGAACGACTCGGCGATACCGTGCGGCCCGGTTATCGGCTTCCAGCATATACACTTGTGGATGTGTTCTACGGCCAGCGCTTGAGTGACTCATGGTTGCTGCAGGTTAATGTCGACAACCTTTTTAATGCCCACTATATCGCAAACTCTTATGCTGCCATGTGGACGACTCCGGGCGCACCACGACAATTCTCAGTGAGCCTTCGTTATGACTTCTGA
- a CDS encoding DUF2007 domain-containing protein translates to MQIQPDWKQVYSAANPMEAELLVGLLQHQGIQAGVRSQGMVGGIGELPLDALHTPVLVEPDEFQRARELMLNYESKQNQIDEWRCAHCGEENGANFEVCWQCGHSKGEREVDSE, encoded by the coding sequence ATGCAAATACAGCCGGACTGGAAACAGGTATATTCTGCCGCAAACCCAATGGAAGCTGAGTTACTGGTGGGTTTATTACAGCATCAGGGTATTCAGGCTGGGGTGCGTAGCCAGGGCATGGTCGGTGGCATTGGCGAGCTTCCATTAGATGCTTTACATACCCCAGTGCTGGTTGAACCTGATGAGTTTCAGCGGGCACGCGAATTAATGCTCAATTACGAAAGCAAACAAAACCAGATTGATGAGTGGCGCTGCGCACATTGTGGCGAAGAGAACGGCGCTAATTTTGAAGTGTGTTGGCAGTGCGGACACAGTAAGGGTGAGCGAGAAGTTGATTCTGAATAA
- a CDS encoding helix-turn-helix transcriptional regulator: MQFRNKLYNIRKNLGLSQQQLGLKAGVSGATISRIEQGTQIPSFELALTLVDAVGLSGSDFFADITTDNVGADLRSEDKLEAKLAEMDMYYARLAPVNKKVFKDIVDIMKIRLQI; the protein is encoded by the coding sequence ATGCAGTTTCGAAATAAGTTATATAATATTCGTAAGAACTTAGGCTTGTCGCAACAGCAACTGGGACTAAAAGCTGGAGTCAGCGGTGCGACTATCAGCCGTATTGAGCAGGGAACGCAGATTCCCTCTTTTGAGTTGGCATTAACGCTTGTTGATGCTGTTGGACTCTCTGGCAGTGATTTTTTTGCGGATATAACAACCGATAACGTGGGGGCTGATCTGAGATCTGAAGATAAACTCGAAGCTAAGCTTGCTGAGATGGATATGTATTACGCAAGGCTCGCGCCAGTGAATAAGAAAGTTTTTAAGGATATAGTCGATATAATGAAAATCAGACTGCAAATTTAA
- a CDS encoding EAL domain-containing protein codes for MNLNIIENFRNDLRHHLIPLHYQTVINYQENSVFSMEALLNWSKIKEYDVSLEALISEVETNETLCLELDRYVATTALHEFNSICTEYPYSGSISINICPRSLETLDFVDFLKDLIQSLNKMQFSRLIIEITERNEWLHPALILENIKRLRKMGVQVAVDDFITGYSNFGTLLNEDVRIVKLDKSLTARLLTDKMVRKFFSSFYALSQQLGKEVIVEGVEKIEQALILRSEGYALLQGYYFSRPMKKELMVRYLKGLESV; via the coding sequence GTGAACTTAAATATCATAGAAAACTTCAGAAACGACTTAAGACACCATTTGATTCCCCTGCATTATCAAACGGTTATTAATTATCAGGAAAACAGCGTCTTCAGCATGGAGGCCTTATTAAACTGGTCAAAAATCAAGGAATATGACGTATCTTTAGAAGCACTGATAAGCGAAGTTGAAACCAACGAAACACTTTGCCTGGAATTGGACCGCTATGTGGCTACAACTGCTTTGCATGAGTTTAACAGTATATGCACTGAGTATCCTTACTCAGGCTCGATCTCCATTAATATATGCCCACGCAGTCTTGAGACTTTAGACTTTGTCGATTTTTTAAAAGACCTCATACAGTCATTAAATAAGATGCAATTTTCCAGGCTTATAATTGAAATAACAGAACGAAATGAATGGCTGCATCCTGCTTTGATTCTGGAGAATATAAAAAGATTAAGAAAAATGGGCGTTCAGGTTGCTGTAGATGATTTTATTACCGGTTATTCCAACTTTGGAACTTTACTGAATGAAGATGTGCGAATAGTAAAACTCGATAAATCGCTGACGGCGCGTCTGCTAACTGACAAAATGGTGCGCAAATTCTTTTCGTCATTCTATGCATTAAGCCAACAACTCGGTAAAGAGGTCATTGTCGAAGGTGTGGAAAAGATAGAGCAGGCTTTGATTTTACGTTCCGAGGGCTATGCCCTATTGCAAGGCTACTACTTCTCAAGACCTATGAAAAAAGAACTTATGGTGAGGTATTTAAAAGGGCTTGAGAGTGTTTAG
- a CDS encoding DUF1624 domain-containing protein: MTSEQLKKRINSIDAMRGLVILLMLVDHVRERFFLHAQVSDPMVIADTNGPLFWSRFAAHFCAPAFIFLTGLSAWLFSQSRGHDHHKTRDFLWRRGLFLIVLEVTLITFSWLGSYDTIWLQVIWAIGLCMLALACCVSWPRWLLFTVGGLLVAGHNALDVINFEPGQWGYSLWTILHDRGNLWQSDSLTIRVSYPVLPWIGVILLGYAAGPLYGRAMEAAKRQRYLAITAIACAALFVVLRGFNLYGETQPWQLYSGVNDSLMSFFNITKYPPSLNFLLITLAGMFAGLYLLERFNSRLNNILASYGGAPMFFYVLHLYVLLALYCIAVTIWGTNKGIYFGVDHIGYIWLISAVLAIALYKPTRIFNAYKRKSQQAWLKYL, translated from the coding sequence ATGACTTCTGAACAACTTAAAAAACGTATTAACAGCATCGACGCTATGCGCGGGCTGGTGATTTTACTGATGCTGGTTGACCATGTACGTGAACGTTTCTTTTTACATGCACAGGTCAGCGATCCTATGGTGATTGCCGACACGAATGGTCCTCTATTCTGGAGTCGTTTTGCGGCCCATTTCTGCGCACCAGCCTTTATATTTCTGACCGGTTTATCGGCCTGGCTGTTCAGCCAGTCACGAGGCCATGATCATCACAAAACCCGCGACTTCCTCTGGCGTCGCGGCCTGTTTCTGATTGTGCTTGAAGTTACTTTGATCACATTTTCCTGGTTGGGCAGTTACGACACTATCTGGCTGCAGGTTATCTGGGCGATAGGACTGTGCATGCTGGCACTGGCTTGCTGTGTCAGCTGGCCGCGCTGGTTATTGTTTACCGTCGGTGGTTTGCTGGTGGCGGGGCATAATGCATTGGATGTGATCAACTTTGAGCCGGGGCAGTGGGGTTATAGTCTGTGGACCATACTGCATGATCGGGGCAATTTATGGCAAAGTGATAGCTTGACGATTCGAGTCAGTTACCCGGTTCTGCCCTGGATTGGTGTGATTCTGCTGGGATACGCGGCGGGTCCTCTCTATGGCCGGGCAATGGAAGCCGCTAAGCGGCAGCGCTACTTAGCGATCACAGCCATTGCCTGTGCAGCGCTTTTTGTCGTTTTAAGAGGTTTTAATCTATATGGTGAAACTCAGCCGTGGCAGCTATATAGCGGTGTGAATGACAGCCTGATGTCTTTCTTTAATATTACCAAGTATCCGCCGTCACTGAACTTCCTGCTAATAACTCTGGCGGGCATGTTTGCCGGTTTGTATTTGCTGGAACGTTTTAACAGTCGTTTAAACAATATTCTGGCGAGTTATGGTGGGGCACCTATGTTCTTTTATGTGTTGCATTTATATGTATTGCTGGCTTTGTATTGCATTGCGGTCACTATCTGGGGCACTAACAAAGGCATCTATTTTGGCGTTGATCATATAGGTTATATTTGGCTGATAAGCGCTGTGTTAGCGATCGCCCTGTATAAACCGACCCGTATTTTTAATGCCTATAAACGCAAAAGCCAGCAGGCCTGGCTGAAATACCTCTGA